From Acinonyx jubatus isolate Ajub_Pintada_27869175 chromosome E2, VMU_Ajub_asm_v1.0, whole genome shotgun sequence:
ttttacaaattctcTTGAATAAACACAGTATTTATAAAGGTTCTTACCTCCAAGGTAAAGAATATACTAGAGCATAATACTGGGTGACAAATAATCTTACCTCATCAAGCAGGAACCTCACCTAAGCCAGAACCAGTTCTCCTGATCTAACTGAACTAATAGAAGTTCAGTCGTTGGTGAATCACAAAAAAACTATACCAGGTGAGGATGTGAGCAAAGCAAAAATGATTTACAAGAAATACGGAAATCACAGGATGGAACTTCCAAATCAGATACTCATGGAGGAAGGGGGAATGGTGTCCTTTCATTTAGGGTTAGCGTGGATATTCAGAAAGGGGAGGCCATCATCTTATGCCAAGTGGAGTATAAGGTTGCACATAAGCCTTAAGAGAACAGTTGTGTACATACTCTGCATATTTCATAGGAAATGAGGTTTGTGCTCCTCCTTGGgtgagattttagtattataatgaggtaaaagggagctcctgggtggctgggtccattgagcgtcctactcttaatttaggctcaggtcaggatgaAAGTCCTGAGATCATGCTCTACTTTAAGCATGGACCCTggttggaattctgtctctctctgccccccctccactTGTGCACGCTCTATCTCCCTCAAAGatataagatttaaaataaaatgtttgaatgaGATGAAGGTAACTGTACTCACTCCGTAGTTTAATCTATTATGCATTTGCTTAGGTGTGAGTCAGGGGTTAATCTCCAACTGAGCTCATCCAAGCTCTTCCTCAGGGCAGTCATTACCTTTTGTTAGATGGTTTCTGTTTCCACTACAGGAGACTATACCCATGGGGAGTTTTTTGTGAACTAAAAGATAAGATAGAAAAAGAGGTTAAGTACATTGTGGAACTAAGATCGGTGGGTACAAGCACAAGCATTAAAGTCAGGTCTTGGAGTCCGGCTGGTGGCATTAACTGCCTCTTTCATTTGACCTAGCATTATGAACTCTGCCTGTGGCCACTTGATAACTGTGTTTTTTATTGCAGGGATTGCTGACATTCAGGGATGTGGCCATAGAATTTTCTCAGGAAGAGTTGCGGTGCCTGAACCACAGTCAGTGGGAACTGTACAGGGATGTGATGTTCGAGAACTACGGACACCTCCTTTTCTTGGGTGAGGATAACTCCTTCCACATTGCCCAAACCATACTCAGGGATTTGTTCCTTCCCTTGAAGACTGTCTCTTGGAATCTTCCTCTTTGCATGACTGGGATTCAGATCCCTGCAGTCAGGGAAAGAAGTAGGGGTTTGTGGATGTACAGAAAAATCTTCATGGTGTTTCCTTTTCAGCTTATCTTTCCTTCCTTAGGGTAACATCatcatttctgtacattaatgAAATTTCTAAAGGCTAAGTGGCATAAAATGGTATCTCTTTTGTCTTAAATACCGATTTCTACTCATTATTGCCATGGTAGTACTCAGAAGTGGAGGTCAAGATCTGAACATGGAAAATTCATCCTGCGTGTTCTAAAAGGGATGTTGGCCCACAGCATTTGGGAAATCATTTTCAAGCTTCTACTCTGTCCTCTCTGCTCTACTAAGCACAATAGTGGATCAGAACTTAGAATCCCCAATCACACTCATATTCTTTGTTTCTAATAAACAGGTCTTGTTGTGTCAAAGCCAGACCTGGTCATCTTTTTGGAACAAAAGAAGGATGTCTGGGCtgtgaagagaaaggagacagtaGCTACACACCCAGGTAGGTGGGAATGAAGTGGATGACAGAGGTGAGGTCTAGTCGTGAAGGAGGAATTAGACCTCAGAATGTGGTTGAGCAGCTCTCCTTGAATGGAAATTAGGTTGGAAAGGCCAGTATTAGGTCTCTCCTTTCACATCGGGCATCTGCTTTCCAACACATCATGCTGTTACATTCTCAAAGGATTGTTCTTCAGTTTCACTGAAGGTCCTTCACATCCGTAGTGAGGTCTTCCAGAAGCTAATTGGTTCTCCATTGCTTGGAGGTCTTGGGGAAATCTCTGCATTTCTGAGGAAGTCTAGGTTAATCCATTTCTGacttctgttttgcttcttgTGTGAAGTGTGTGAGGGTAGTGGTGTGCATCTTGGGGTTAGGTGCAGAGATCCCAGGAATGCTAGAGGGAGACATCACAAGTTTTCTTGTTGATCCTTTCCAGGATTAAggaggttttcattttattcatacaAAATCGAGGCCCAGTAATTTCATCAGGTAATAAAGCAATTccctaaaatgagaaaatctcgTCCTTTTTTTCAcctcaaaagtttatttcttgggttgcctggttggctcagttggttaagcgtctgggttgagctcaagccatgatcttagtttgtgattttgagccttgcatcaggctctctgctgtcagtgaagagcccattTGGGATCCTTTGCTTCTGTGTCCATCTGGCAcatgttctctgtttctcaaaaataaaatattaaaaaaaaaaaaaagttcaggatgcctgggtgactcagttggttaagagtccattgcatttggctcacgtcatgatctcagggtttctgagttgaagccccactTAGGACTCTTGGCTGACAGCCCAGATCatgcttggtttctctctctctctctctctctctctctctctgtctctctgtctctgcccttcacaCACTTGCTCTttatccctctctcaaaataaataaacaaagtgtacgttcatttgttttgtattaagtaaaataagaaattttcacTCAATGTGTTACATTCCTCAATGGTGAAATAATTTAAAGCGCCCATTATATTCATATAATTCTACATAAATTAATGCCATTATTAGTTAAAACTCATGGCGTATAATAAAATCTCAATTGttactttatttcttaataattgaATCCTGTTATGATTTTTGTGTTGTATAATATGAAGTTCCTGTGACTTTGTCATATGGTTTCATTTTGAGTAGTTGTATATGAGATTCCTTTATGATTTATTATATCAATAGTCCTGATATGACATGGGCATGTGCTTTATGAGAAGTGAGGGAGACAATTAGTAAACTTCCTATATTTAGAAAAAGagttttaattataaatgtaatttcacTTCAGGAAAAAttaagtattgttttttttttttacttttctcacaatgtatatgtatttaataccaaAGATTTTTTTGATAGAGTGATTGCTGGCcgattttacaatttttttgaaacttgtttatttagaaatgaaaggtTTTGGGGCACTTGGTTGACTCAGAGGGTTGAGCAtctaagtcttgatttcagctcaggtcatgacttcatggtttgaGTTTAAGCCCTAAGTCCATTTCTGCacgcagtgtggagcctgcttggaattcccttctctctctccctctccctacccccactccctttctctctcaaacttattaaaaaattagaaaaaagaaatgaaaggtgtTTGTTTGATTCTAAAGATTGGattataggggagcctgggtagctcagttggttaagccttcaaCTTCAGCGtaggtaatgatcttgtggtttgtgactttgagccctgtgtctggctctgtgctgagaacttacagcctggagcctgctttggattctatgtccccctcCATCTCTCTGAGAGTCTCCCtggcttgtcctctctctctctctctgtctctctctgatacataaacattaaaaaataaacaattgattATACCCTTAAATCTGAGTGATAGGAGGGATCCATTAACATAACACATTGTTTAATGTCTTAAGTGCTTAATTCACAAAAGTTTTCATTAGAGGTTTCCATGGTTGATTTTAAGGAACATTCTTTACAATTTTAATGCCCATGAAGATAAGCCAGTAAttcaaaatgttcctttttcatgGGTGCACAGTCACAGTTGAAAATTAGAACTAAAGCTAGGGATGCCtgggcttaggtcattatctcatggttcgagagtctgagctctgcatcgggctctatgctgacactgtggagcctgcttgggattctttctttgttcctcctctgctttacctttttctctctcaaagtaaataaggttaaaaaatatatatatatgtatatatagtgggcctgttttaaatacttcatcatttttatgtagaattttttggtttacattttgtctggttttgaaattcCATAGTAATGTGCTTCCTTTTGTATGGAACTTTCCACAGCATTATTTAGGTGGGATTTTGCTTTTAcctgtgtattttgttttaggGTGACAATTTTCAACTCATTACGTTTTTGGACAATGTGAGTGAGTCTAAGTCAGATAAGATCAGCTTTATGCCCTTTGCTAATAAAAGTATCTATGTATTTGTAGCAGTATTACCTATGCATACTTGTGACTCATCTTGTGTATTTCTTTCCTTGATTAGTGGTAAATGAATGTTGTATCCTGTTTAGGTGAGTTATGCTAATAGAATTAATTTCATCATGTATTTATTGGTGAATGTATTGGCTGCATGTATTTTCATTCTGGTTACCTTAGAGAGTACTTAAAACATCTTAAAGGTATAGCAAACCTTTATGCATGCTGCTAGTgtagagctcaacacagggctttttttttttttaacgtttatttattcctgagagagagacagagagacagagagaaagagagacagagacagagagaaagagagaccgacCGACCAAGcccacgcaggggaggggcagagagggagggagacacagaatctggatctccaggcttcttgctgtcagcacagagcccaatgcggggctcaaactcatgaaccccgaggtcatgacctgagctgaagttgagcaCGTAACCAAATGAGCCCCTGAAGCAACCCTCAACACAGGATTTGAATTCCCAAACTGGGAGAACGTgtcctaagctgaaatcaggagtcagacacttaaccgaatgagccaccctcATGCCCCTAACACAGTTTTAAGCCGATAGTGTCAATTTTATACAAAACTCTTCTATTTATCATCTCTGCACCAGTACCCACTTTATATTGATGAcatcataaattctttttttatattgcatatattattaCCTAGATttgatttttatgcttttatttaagtaaaagtCTGTAGCAGAAATAAATGTGACTTGTCCTACCTTGTTACAACACTACAGGTTTCTATaattgtgtaaatatttatacttctCAGAGAGCTTTATGTTATGTCTTTTCAGTTACTGTTTAGAATCTTTTTAGTTCAAcaaggacttttttaaaaaaattaatgtttatttatattttgagagagagagagagacagagacagaatctgaagcagcctccaggcactAAGTCTTCAGCAAGATCACAACACAGGGCACggactcaccaaccgtgagaacATAACTGGAACCAAAGTTGGATACGTGAccaaccgaggcacccaggtgcccctagaaggacattctttaacatttttgtagGACAGATCTGCTGATAAACTTAGAGGGGTTTTGCCTTGGCAAAGTCTTCATTTCTACATGCATGGAAAACAGCTGTGCCAGGTAGGGTATTTTTGGTGGATAGTTTTTGATCCTTCAGTATTTGAATACATTGTTTCATGCTTTTCTTTCTATAAGGTCTACTGAGAACCCCACTCACAATCTGCTAGGAGCTCTCTTGTACAAGATGAGTTGCCTTTGCCAtgcttttcaaaattctcttttcacTGGTCATTTTTGGTAGGTTAATTATAACGTGTCACTGTGttcatgtcttgtcttttttcttctatttttacttaaattctaattAGATAACATACCGTGCAAAATTGATTTCAGTATAATTCAGTGGCTCATCACTTACGtacagtgctcatcataacaattGCTTTCCTTAATAGCCATCACCAAGCAACCTGTccctcacccatctcccaccATTGATACTTATCCTACTGTGAATTTACCGTGCTTGtgaatttgtctcttctttccacATACAAGAGAGCTACAAGCCTTTAGTTCTTCATGGAAACTCTCTGCCCCCTTTCACTCTGCTCTCCTTATGGGGTCCCATTAATGTACACATTGTTCCACTTGTCGGTGTCCCGTGTGTCCCTAGACTTTGtccttttccacatttttctttggtCCTCTTAGGTAATTTAAAACAAGAGGTCTTTAGATTGTCCACTTCTTTTTTCTGCTTGATCAAGTCTGTTGCTGActcctttgtatatttttaaattcagaggtTCTCCACTTGAGCTCCCAATTGTTTCTTATACTTTGCCTCTTTGGGCTTACGTTTTGGTCATGCATAGTTTTTCTGCTCTCATTTAgttacctgttttctcttcttcctccatgaGCATCTTTATGATGATTTCTTCTTGACTTCTTTGTCATTGATACTTCCTAATTAATTTAAGGTCAGTTTTGGAGATTTATTTCATTCCTGTGAGTGAAACAagttcttctatttctttatggcCTTGTGGCCTTTTGTTGAGATTagtgaatttaagaaaacagctTCTGTGCTTAGGCTTATGAACTTGTTTTTACAGGAGAACACAAGTAATTGGTAATGTCTGAATTTTTGTAGTTTCCCAGTTTACAAAAGTATAGGTACTTCTTTAGAGCCCATACCTTCCTCTTTTGTCCTCAGCTCTGTAGTCTCTCCAGTGTGTAAACAAAAGCTCACCTGTTGTCTCAGCATCCATCATAGTGCATCCAGCGGGTGCCCTCATTCCCTCTGCTTCCATGTTCTGCATGACAGAAACAAGTCCCTCAGGCACCTGCAAAAAAGCCAGATCACTGAACATAGAGGTCACTCCTGTGTTCATCTCCTGATGAGAGGTAACAGTTTTCATACAGTGTTGTCATGGAGCGTCAGGAAGGGTGAGTAGCTTTGTGGGCCAGTGTCACAAACTTTGTCTCTTTGatgtttctcttttctacttGCCTGCTTGGGCTGGTTTCTCCTAATTGCCTTCTGGAGCACTCACAAAGTAATTCagtccatttttttctccatgggGGAGCCACCGTCCTGATGCTCCCTATTTCTTCACTGCTGATATCCTGTGATGGGTATTAATTTTGGATATTAGCATTTAACATATATGCATGTGAGGATAGTAAGTGAGAGAACTGATCGTGTATCTTTTACTTGTGTCTTTTCATAACACCATAGGCTTGTTGGCAAAGTCAgg
This genomic window contains:
- the LOC113593331 gene encoding KRAB domain-containing protein 5-like isoform X2 yields the protein MANSQGLLTFRDVAIEFSQEELRCLNHSQWELYRDVMFENYGHLLFLGLVVSKPDLVIFLEQKKDVWAVKRKETVATHPGRWE